One genomic window of Glycine soja cultivar W05 chromosome 9, ASM419377v2, whole genome shotgun sequence includes the following:
- the LOC114367094 gene encoding myb family transcription factor PHL7-like isoform X3 → MPHQHIDCGGSTMDPGSGGNSLGNNSNLASKQRLRWTHELHERFVDAVAQLGGPDRATPKGVLRVMGVQGLTIYHVKSHLQKYRLAKYLPDSSSDEGKKADKKETGDMLSNLDGSSGMQITEALKLQMEVQKRLHEQLEVQRQLQLRIEAQGKYLKKIIEEQQRLSGVLSETPGSGVAAVAPGDACQEPDNKTDPSTPDPEKAAKDRAPAKSLSIESFSSHLEPMTPDSGCHVGSPAESPKGERSAKKQRVIMDGVYSKPEMVLPHQILESSMSLYQQPNTVFLGQDQFDPSLGISTRSGEELDKVGGGNL, encoded by the exons ATGCCTCACCAG CACATAGATTGTGGTGGCAGCACAATGGATCCTGGCAGTGGAGGAAACAGTCTTGGCAACAACTCTAATCTCGCTTCAAAACAACGTTTACGGTGGACACATGAATTACATGAGCGCTTTGTTGATGCTGTGGCTCAACTTGGTGGGCCAGATC GTGCCACACCCAAAGGTGTCCTCAGAGTTATGGGTGTACAAGGCTTGACCATTTACCATGTCAAAAGCCATTTACAG AAATACCGACTTGCAAAATATTTACCTGACTCCTCATCTGATG AAGGGAAAAAGGCTGACAAGAAAGAAACAGGGGATATGCTTTCCAATCTTGATGGTTCATC TGGGATGCAGATTACTGAAGCACTAAAGCTTCAAATGGAGGTTCAGAAGCGACTACATGAACAATTGGAG GTGCAGAGACAGCTACAATTACGGATAGAGGCCCAGGGTAAATACCTGAAAAAGATAATCGAAGAACAGCAGCGGCTCAGTGGCGTTCTTTCGGAGACTCCTGGCTCTGGGGTTGCAGCCGTTGCTCCAGGGGATGCATGCCAAGAACCTGATAATAAGACTGACCCGTCAACCCCTGACCCTGAAAAGGCCGCCAAAGACCGTGCTCCGGCAAAAAGTCTTTCAATAGAATCTTTTTCATCTCACCTTGAACCGATGACACCAGATTCTGGCTGCCATGTTGGTTCCCCTGCTGAAAGCCCTAAAGGGGAGAGATCAGCCAAGAAGCAACGAGTAATCATGGATGGCGTGTATTCTAAACCAGAAATGGTGCTTCCACATCAGATACTGGAGTCAAGCATGTCATTATACCAGCAACCTAACACTGTTTTTCTTGGCCAAGACCAATTTGATCCTTCTTTGGGTATATCTACCAGAAGTGGTGAGGAATTGGATAAGGTTGGTGGTGGTAATCTGTGA
- the LOC114367094 gene encoding myb family transcription factor PHL7-like isoform X1, which yields MYHSKNFPSASLIGVNSLVHGQHIDCGGSTMDPGSGGNSLGNNSNLASKQRLRWTHELHERFVDAVAQLGGPDRATPKGVLRVMGVQGLTIYHVKSHLQKYRLAKYLPDSSSDEGKKADKKETGDMLSNLDGSSGMQITEALKLQMEVQKRLHEQLEVQRQLQLRIEAQGKYLKKIIEEQQRLSGVLSETPGSGVAAVAPGDACQEPDNKTDPSTPDPEKAAKDRAPAKSLSIESFSSHLEPMTPDSGCHVGSPAESPKGERSAKKQRVIMDGVYSKPEMVLPHQILESSMSLYQQPNTVFLGQDQFDPSLGISTRSGEELDKVGGGNL from the exons ATGTATCATTCAAAGAATTTTCCTAGTGCAAGTTTAATTGGAGTTAATTCATTAGTTCATGGTCAGCACATAGATTGTGGTGGCAGCACAATGGATCCTGGCAGTGGAGGAAACAGTCTTGGCAACAACTCTAATCTCGCTTCAAAACAACGTTTACGGTGGACACATGAATTACATGAGCGCTTTGTTGATGCTGTGGCTCAACTTGGTGGGCCAGATC GTGCCACACCCAAAGGTGTCCTCAGAGTTATGGGTGTACAAGGCTTGACCATTTACCATGTCAAAAGCCATTTACAG AAATACCGACTTGCAAAATATTTACCTGACTCCTCATCTGATG AAGGGAAAAAGGCTGACAAGAAAGAAACAGGGGATATGCTTTCCAATCTTGATGGTTCATC TGGGATGCAGATTACTGAAGCACTAAAGCTTCAAATGGAGGTTCAGAAGCGACTACATGAACAATTGGAG GTGCAGAGACAGCTACAATTACGGATAGAGGCCCAGGGTAAATACCTGAAAAAGATAATCGAAGAACAGCAGCGGCTCAGTGGCGTTCTTTCGGAGACTCCTGGCTCTGGGGTTGCAGCCGTTGCTCCAGGGGATGCATGCCAAGAACCTGATAATAAGACTGACCCGTCAACCCCTGACCCTGAAAAGGCCGCCAAAGACCGTGCTCCGGCAAAAAGTCTTTCAATAGAATCTTTTTCATCTCACCTTGAACCGATGACACCAGATTCTGGCTGCCATGTTGGTTCCCCTGCTGAAAGCCCTAAAGGGGAGAGATCAGCCAAGAAGCAACGAGTAATCATGGATGGCGTGTATTCTAAACCAGAAATGGTGCTTCCACATCAGATACTGGAGTCAAGCATGTCATTATACCAGCAACCTAACACTGTTTTTCTTGGCCAAGACCAATTTGATCCTTCTTTGGGTATATCTACCAGAAGTGGTGAGGAATTGGATAAGGTTGGTGGTGGTAATCTGTGA
- the LOC114367094 gene encoding myb family transcription factor PHL7-like isoform X2 — MYHSKNFPSASLIGVNSLVHGQHIDCGGSTMDPGSGGNSLGNNSNLASKQRLRWTHELHERFVDAVAQLGGPDRATPKGVLRVMGVQGLTIYHVKSHLQKYRLAKYLPDSSSDGKKADKKETGDMLSNLDGSSGMQITEALKLQMEVQKRLHEQLEVQRQLQLRIEAQGKYLKKIIEEQQRLSGVLSETPGSGVAAVAPGDACQEPDNKTDPSTPDPEKAAKDRAPAKSLSIESFSSHLEPMTPDSGCHVGSPAESPKGERSAKKQRVIMDGVYSKPEMVLPHQILESSMSLYQQPNTVFLGQDQFDPSLGISTRSGEELDKVGGGNL, encoded by the exons ATGTATCATTCAAAGAATTTTCCTAGTGCAAGTTTAATTGGAGTTAATTCATTAGTTCATGGTCAGCACATAGATTGTGGTGGCAGCACAATGGATCCTGGCAGTGGAGGAAACAGTCTTGGCAACAACTCTAATCTCGCTTCAAAACAACGTTTACGGTGGACACATGAATTACATGAGCGCTTTGTTGATGCTGTGGCTCAACTTGGTGGGCCAGATC GTGCCACACCCAAAGGTGTCCTCAGAGTTATGGGTGTACAAGGCTTGACCATTTACCATGTCAAAAGCCATTTACAG AAATACCGACTTGCAAAATATTTACCTGACTCCTCATCTGATG GGAAAAAGGCTGACAAGAAAGAAACAGGGGATATGCTTTCCAATCTTGATGGTTCATC TGGGATGCAGATTACTGAAGCACTAAAGCTTCAAATGGAGGTTCAGAAGCGACTACATGAACAATTGGAG GTGCAGAGACAGCTACAATTACGGATAGAGGCCCAGGGTAAATACCTGAAAAAGATAATCGAAGAACAGCAGCGGCTCAGTGGCGTTCTTTCGGAGACTCCTGGCTCTGGGGTTGCAGCCGTTGCTCCAGGGGATGCATGCCAAGAACCTGATAATAAGACTGACCCGTCAACCCCTGACCCTGAAAAGGCCGCCAAAGACCGTGCTCCGGCAAAAAGTCTTTCAATAGAATCTTTTTCATCTCACCTTGAACCGATGACACCAGATTCTGGCTGCCATGTTGGTTCCCCTGCTGAAAGCCCTAAAGGGGAGAGATCAGCCAAGAAGCAACGAGTAATCATGGATGGCGTGTATTCTAAACCAGAAATGGTGCTTCCACATCAGATACTGGAGTCAAGCATGTCATTATACCAGCAACCTAACACTGTTTTTCTTGGCCAAGACCAATTTGATCCTTCTTTGGGTATATCTACCAGAAGTGGTGAGGAATTGGATAAGGTTGGTGGTGGTAATCTGTGA
- the LOC114367094 gene encoding myb family transcription factor PHL7-like isoform X4 produces the protein MDPGSGGNSLGNNSNLASKQRLRWTHELHERFVDAVAQLGGPDRATPKGVLRVMGVQGLTIYHVKSHLQKYRLAKYLPDSSSDEGKKADKKETGDMLSNLDGSSGMQITEALKLQMEVQKRLHEQLEVQRQLQLRIEAQGKYLKKIIEEQQRLSGVLSETPGSGVAAVAPGDACQEPDNKTDPSTPDPEKAAKDRAPAKSLSIESFSSHLEPMTPDSGCHVGSPAESPKGERSAKKQRVIMDGVYSKPEMVLPHQILESSMSLYQQPNTVFLGQDQFDPSLGISTRSGEELDKVGGGNL, from the exons ATGGATCCTGGCAGTGGAGGAAACAGTCTTGGCAACAACTCTAATCTCGCTTCAAAACAACGTTTACGGTGGACACATGAATTACATGAGCGCTTTGTTGATGCTGTGGCTCAACTTGGTGGGCCAGATC GTGCCACACCCAAAGGTGTCCTCAGAGTTATGGGTGTACAAGGCTTGACCATTTACCATGTCAAAAGCCATTTACAG AAATACCGACTTGCAAAATATTTACCTGACTCCTCATCTGATG AAGGGAAAAAGGCTGACAAGAAAGAAACAGGGGATATGCTTTCCAATCTTGATGGTTCATC TGGGATGCAGATTACTGAAGCACTAAAGCTTCAAATGGAGGTTCAGAAGCGACTACATGAACAATTGGAG GTGCAGAGACAGCTACAATTACGGATAGAGGCCCAGGGTAAATACCTGAAAAAGATAATCGAAGAACAGCAGCGGCTCAGTGGCGTTCTTTCGGAGACTCCTGGCTCTGGGGTTGCAGCCGTTGCTCCAGGGGATGCATGCCAAGAACCTGATAATAAGACTGACCCGTCAACCCCTGACCCTGAAAAGGCCGCCAAAGACCGTGCTCCGGCAAAAAGTCTTTCAATAGAATCTTTTTCATCTCACCTTGAACCGATGACACCAGATTCTGGCTGCCATGTTGGTTCCCCTGCTGAAAGCCCTAAAGGGGAGAGATCAGCCAAGAAGCAACGAGTAATCATGGATGGCGTGTATTCTAAACCAGAAATGGTGCTTCCACATCAGATACTGGAGTCAAGCATGTCATTATACCAGCAACCTAACACTGTTTTTCTTGGCCAAGACCAATTTGATCCTTCTTTGGGTATATCTACCAGAAGTGGTGAGGAATTGGATAAGGTTGGTGGTGGTAATCTGTGA
- the LOC114367094 gene encoding myb family transcription factor PHL7-like isoform X5 translates to MDPGSGGNSLGNNSNLASKQRLRWTHELHERFVDAVAQLGGPDRATPKGVLRVMGVQGLTIYHVKSHLQKYRLAKYLPDSSSDGKKADKKETGDMLSNLDGSSGMQITEALKLQMEVQKRLHEQLEVQRQLQLRIEAQGKYLKKIIEEQQRLSGVLSETPGSGVAAVAPGDACQEPDNKTDPSTPDPEKAAKDRAPAKSLSIESFSSHLEPMTPDSGCHVGSPAESPKGERSAKKQRVIMDGVYSKPEMVLPHQILESSMSLYQQPNTVFLGQDQFDPSLGISTRSGEELDKVGGGNL, encoded by the exons ATGGATCCTGGCAGTGGAGGAAACAGTCTTGGCAACAACTCTAATCTCGCTTCAAAACAACGTTTACGGTGGACACATGAATTACATGAGCGCTTTGTTGATGCTGTGGCTCAACTTGGTGGGCCAGATC GTGCCACACCCAAAGGTGTCCTCAGAGTTATGGGTGTACAAGGCTTGACCATTTACCATGTCAAAAGCCATTTACAG AAATACCGACTTGCAAAATATTTACCTGACTCCTCATCTGATG GGAAAAAGGCTGACAAGAAAGAAACAGGGGATATGCTTTCCAATCTTGATGGTTCATC TGGGATGCAGATTACTGAAGCACTAAAGCTTCAAATGGAGGTTCAGAAGCGACTACATGAACAATTGGAG GTGCAGAGACAGCTACAATTACGGATAGAGGCCCAGGGTAAATACCTGAAAAAGATAATCGAAGAACAGCAGCGGCTCAGTGGCGTTCTTTCGGAGACTCCTGGCTCTGGGGTTGCAGCCGTTGCTCCAGGGGATGCATGCCAAGAACCTGATAATAAGACTGACCCGTCAACCCCTGACCCTGAAAAGGCCGCCAAAGACCGTGCTCCGGCAAAAAGTCTTTCAATAGAATCTTTTTCATCTCACCTTGAACCGATGACACCAGATTCTGGCTGCCATGTTGGTTCCCCTGCTGAAAGCCCTAAAGGGGAGAGATCAGCCAAGAAGCAACGAGTAATCATGGATGGCGTGTATTCTAAACCAGAAATGGTGCTTCCACATCAGATACTGGAGTCAAGCATGTCATTATACCAGCAACCTAACACTGTTTTTCTTGGCCAAGACCAATTTGATCCTTCTTTGGGTATATCTACCAGAAGTGGTGAGGAATTGGATAAGGTTGGTGGTGGTAATCTGTGA
- the LOC114366817 gene encoding uncharacterized protein LOC114366817 isoform X1: protein MIEQFINFIIRPPRAEYDPDQYLWEKEFSLAGRTYQRQDLELKNSRGYALKCSHYLPSRLPEDISLPCVIYCHGNSGCRADANEAAVILLPSNITVFTLDFSGSGLSDGDHVSLGWHEKDDLKMVVSHLRSNKQVSRIGLWGRSMGAVTSLLYGAEDPSIAGMVLDSAFSNLYDLMMELADVYKIRLPKFTVHCLSFLHSLSVCAYVKMAVQYMRRVIEKKAKFDIMDLNCLLVAPKTFIPVLFGHGNDDQFIQPHHSDLISESYAGDKNIIKFDGDHNSSRPQFFYDSISIFFYNVLRPPHIPRVRKLEKYFDLGDLKIGSTVNESLLYGILSSLQSATTDAASSSSAPPSTSNSIKASVSELISKVAPVTAAESMIREEPKHGNDEHGHDEPADMKDEKNGLTEDYFSYCSSTRGNWGRCSSLVLSDEESYPDFRDDDNDSEVFATPLGSMREMSPDPKEEGKDQKKKKKAERSSKKLKSERFEKWESLSRRLRLCILKGSAHRRSKPS, encoded by the exons ATGATTGAGCAATTCATCAATTTCATTATTCGGCCTCCCAG GGCTGAATATGATCCAGATCAGTACCTATGGGAAAAGGAATTCTCCCTTGCAGGAAGAACATACCAAAGGCAGGATTTGGAG CTCAAGAATTCCAGAGGCTATGCATTGAAGTGTAGTCATTATCTACCTTCACGTTTGCCTGAAGATATTTCTCTTCCTTGTGTTATATATTGCCACGGAAATAG TGGATGTAGGGCAGATGCCAATGAAGCTGCTGTTATTCTTCTTCCATCAAATATTACTGTCTTTACTCTTGACTTTTCGGGGTCAGGCTTGTCTGATGGAGACCATGTTAGCCTTGGTTGGCATGAA AAAGATGATCTCAAGATGGTGGTGTCACATTTAAGAAGCAACAAACAAGTATCTCGTATAGGACTTTGGGGACGATCAATGGGTGCTGTTACAAG CCTTCTTTATGGAGCTGAAGACCCTTCTATTGCTGGAATGGTGTTGGATAGTGCCTTTTCAAACTTATATGATCTGATGATGGAGCTTGCTGATGTCTATAAAATTCGACTTCCAAAGTTCACTGTACACTGTCTCTCTTTCCTTCACTCCCTCTCTGTGTGTGCATAT GTTAAAATGGCTGTACAATACATGCGGCGGGTTATTGAGAAGAAGGCGAAGTTTGATATCATGGACCTGAACTGTTTGCTG GTTGCACCGAAGACATTCATTCCTGTTTTATTTGGACATGGTAATGATGACCAATTCATTCAGCCTCACCACTCTGATCTCATCTCTGAATCATATGCG GgagataaaaatatcataaaatttgATGGTGATCACAACTCCTCTCGACCACAGTTCTTTTATGATTCAATTTCCATTTTCTTCTACAATGTGCTCCGCCCTCCTCACATTCCTAGAGTTCGTAAGCTTGagaaatattttgatttagGGGATTTGAAGATTGGTTCTACTGTGAATGAG AGCCTATTATATGGGATACTCTCTAGTCTACAGTCTGCAACTACTGATGCTGCAAGTTCATCTTCTGCTCCTCCTAGCACTTCAAATTCAATCAAAGCATCAGTTAGTGAACTTATTTCAAAAGTTGCTCCAGTAACCGCCGCT GAGTCCATGATTAGAGAGGAACCAAAGCATGGCAATGATGAACATGGCCATGATGAGCCTGCAGATATGAAG GATGAGAAAAATGGCCTGACTGAAGATTACTTCTCATACTGTAGCTCAACTAGAGGAAACTGGGGCAGATGTTCTTCTTTAGTACTCAGCGATGAAGAATCTTATCCAGATTTCAGggatgatgataatgattctGAG GTATTTGCAACACCCCTGGGAAGTATGAGAGAAATGTCTCCAGACCCAAAAGAAGAGGGAAAGgatcagaagaagaagaagaaagctgaAAGATCCTCAAAGAAGCTCAAGTCTGAGAGATTTGAAAAGTGGGAGTCCCTCAGTCGACGGCTGCGACTTTGCATTTTAAAGGGATCTGCCCATAGGAGATCAAAGCCCTCTTGA
- the LOC114366817 gene encoding uncharacterized protein LOC114366817 isoform X3, with protein MIQISTYGKRNSPLQEEHTKGRIWRQLKNSRGYALKCSHYLPSRLPEDISLPCVIYCHGNSGCRADANEAAVILLPSNITVFTLDFSGSGLSDGDHVSLGWHEKDDLKMVVSHLRSNKQVSRIGLWGRSMGAVTSLLYGAEDPSIAGMVLDSAFSNLYDLMMELADVYKIRLPKFTVHCLSFLHSLSVCAYVKMAVQYMRRVIEKKAKFDIMDLNCLLVAPKTFIPVLFGHGNDDQFIQPHHSDLISESYAGDKNIIKFDGDHNSSRPQFFYDSISIFFYNVLRPPHIPRVRKLEKYFDLGDLKIGSTVNESLLYGILSSLQSATTDAASSSSAPPSTSNSIKASVSELISKVAPVTAAESMIREEPKHGNDEHGHDEPADMKDEKNGLTEDYFSYCSSTRGNWGRCSSLVLSDEESYPDFRDDDNDSEVFATPLGSMREMSPDPKEEGKDQKKKKKAERSSKKLKSERFEKWESLSRRLRLCILKGSAHRRSKPS; from the exons ATGATCCAGATCAGTACCTATGGGAAAAGGAATTCTCCCTTGCAGGAAGAACATACCAAAGGCAGGATTTGGAGGCAA CTCAAGAATTCCAGAGGCTATGCATTGAAGTGTAGTCATTATCTACCTTCACGTTTGCCTGAAGATATTTCTCTTCCTTGTGTTATATATTGCCACGGAAATAG TGGATGTAGGGCAGATGCCAATGAAGCTGCTGTTATTCTTCTTCCATCAAATATTACTGTCTTTACTCTTGACTTTTCGGGGTCAGGCTTGTCTGATGGAGACCATGTTAGCCTTGGTTGGCATGAA AAAGATGATCTCAAGATGGTGGTGTCACATTTAAGAAGCAACAAACAAGTATCTCGTATAGGACTTTGGGGACGATCAATGGGTGCTGTTACAAG CCTTCTTTATGGAGCTGAAGACCCTTCTATTGCTGGAATGGTGTTGGATAGTGCCTTTTCAAACTTATATGATCTGATGATGGAGCTTGCTGATGTCTATAAAATTCGACTTCCAAAGTTCACTGTACACTGTCTCTCTTTCCTTCACTCCCTCTCTGTGTGTGCATAT GTTAAAATGGCTGTACAATACATGCGGCGGGTTATTGAGAAGAAGGCGAAGTTTGATATCATGGACCTGAACTGTTTGCTG GTTGCACCGAAGACATTCATTCCTGTTTTATTTGGACATGGTAATGATGACCAATTCATTCAGCCTCACCACTCTGATCTCATCTCTGAATCATATGCG GgagataaaaatatcataaaatttgATGGTGATCACAACTCCTCTCGACCACAGTTCTTTTATGATTCAATTTCCATTTTCTTCTACAATGTGCTCCGCCCTCCTCACATTCCTAGAGTTCGTAAGCTTGagaaatattttgatttagGGGATTTGAAGATTGGTTCTACTGTGAATGAG AGCCTATTATATGGGATACTCTCTAGTCTACAGTCTGCAACTACTGATGCTGCAAGTTCATCTTCTGCTCCTCCTAGCACTTCAAATTCAATCAAAGCATCAGTTAGTGAACTTATTTCAAAAGTTGCTCCAGTAACCGCCGCT GAGTCCATGATTAGAGAGGAACCAAAGCATGGCAATGATGAACATGGCCATGATGAGCCTGCAGATATGAAG GATGAGAAAAATGGCCTGACTGAAGATTACTTCTCATACTGTAGCTCAACTAGAGGAAACTGGGGCAGATGTTCTTCTTTAGTACTCAGCGATGAAGAATCTTATCCAGATTTCAGggatgatgataatgattctGAG GTATTTGCAACACCCCTGGGAAGTATGAGAGAAATGTCTCCAGACCCAAAAGAAGAGGGAAAGgatcagaagaagaagaagaaagctgaAAGATCCTCAAAGAAGCTCAAGTCTGAGAGATTTGAAAAGTGGGAGTCCCTCAGTCGACGGCTGCGACTTTGCATTTTAAAGGGATCTGCCCATAGGAGATCAAAGCCCTCTTGA
- the LOC114366817 gene encoding uncharacterized protein LOC114366817 isoform X2 codes for MIEQFINFIIRPPRAEYDPDQYLWEKEFSLAGRTYQRQDLELKNSRGYALKCSHYLPSRLPEDISLPCVIYCHGNSGCRADANEAAVILLPSNITVFTLDFSGSGLSDGDHVSLGWHEKDDLKMVVSHLRSNKQVSRIGLWGRSMGAVTSLLYGAEDPSIAGMVLDSAFSNLYDLMMELADVYKIRLPKFTVKMAVQYMRRVIEKKAKFDIMDLNCLLVAPKTFIPVLFGHGNDDQFIQPHHSDLISESYAGDKNIIKFDGDHNSSRPQFFYDSISIFFYNVLRPPHIPRVRKLEKYFDLGDLKIGSTVNESLLYGILSSLQSATTDAASSSSAPPSTSNSIKASVSELISKVAPVTAAESMIREEPKHGNDEHGHDEPADMKDEKNGLTEDYFSYCSSTRGNWGRCSSLVLSDEESYPDFRDDDNDSEVFATPLGSMREMSPDPKEEGKDQKKKKKAERSSKKLKSERFEKWESLSRRLRLCILKGSAHRRSKPS; via the exons ATGATTGAGCAATTCATCAATTTCATTATTCGGCCTCCCAG GGCTGAATATGATCCAGATCAGTACCTATGGGAAAAGGAATTCTCCCTTGCAGGAAGAACATACCAAAGGCAGGATTTGGAG CTCAAGAATTCCAGAGGCTATGCATTGAAGTGTAGTCATTATCTACCTTCACGTTTGCCTGAAGATATTTCTCTTCCTTGTGTTATATATTGCCACGGAAATAG TGGATGTAGGGCAGATGCCAATGAAGCTGCTGTTATTCTTCTTCCATCAAATATTACTGTCTTTACTCTTGACTTTTCGGGGTCAGGCTTGTCTGATGGAGACCATGTTAGCCTTGGTTGGCATGAA AAAGATGATCTCAAGATGGTGGTGTCACATTTAAGAAGCAACAAACAAGTATCTCGTATAGGACTTTGGGGACGATCAATGGGTGCTGTTACAAG CCTTCTTTATGGAGCTGAAGACCCTTCTATTGCTGGAATGGTGTTGGATAGTGCCTTTTCAAACTTATATGATCTGATGATGGAGCTTGCTGATGTCTATAAAATTCGACTTCCAAAGTTCACT GTTAAAATGGCTGTACAATACATGCGGCGGGTTATTGAGAAGAAGGCGAAGTTTGATATCATGGACCTGAACTGTTTGCTG GTTGCACCGAAGACATTCATTCCTGTTTTATTTGGACATGGTAATGATGACCAATTCATTCAGCCTCACCACTCTGATCTCATCTCTGAATCATATGCG GgagataaaaatatcataaaatttgATGGTGATCACAACTCCTCTCGACCACAGTTCTTTTATGATTCAATTTCCATTTTCTTCTACAATGTGCTCCGCCCTCCTCACATTCCTAGAGTTCGTAAGCTTGagaaatattttgatttagGGGATTTGAAGATTGGTTCTACTGTGAATGAG AGCCTATTATATGGGATACTCTCTAGTCTACAGTCTGCAACTACTGATGCTGCAAGTTCATCTTCTGCTCCTCCTAGCACTTCAAATTCAATCAAAGCATCAGTTAGTGAACTTATTTCAAAAGTTGCTCCAGTAACCGCCGCT GAGTCCATGATTAGAGAGGAACCAAAGCATGGCAATGATGAACATGGCCATGATGAGCCTGCAGATATGAAG GATGAGAAAAATGGCCTGACTGAAGATTACTTCTCATACTGTAGCTCAACTAGAGGAAACTGGGGCAGATGTTCTTCTTTAGTACTCAGCGATGAAGAATCTTATCCAGATTTCAGggatgatgataatgattctGAG GTATTTGCAACACCCCTGGGAAGTATGAGAGAAATGTCTCCAGACCCAAAAGAAGAGGGAAAGgatcagaagaagaagaagaaagctgaAAGATCCTCAAAGAAGCTCAAGTCTGAGAGATTTGAAAAGTGGGAGTCCCTCAGTCGACGGCTGCGACTTTGCATTTTAAAGGGATCTGCCCATAGGAGATCAAAGCCCTCTTGA